The following is a genomic window from Vicinamibacterales bacterium.
GTCGCACATGAAGCGGGCGCCTGGGTGCACATCGACGGGGCGTTCGGGCTGTTCGCGGCGGCGTCCCCCCGGCTGCGGCACCTGACGGCCGGTTTCGAGGCCGCGGAGTCCTGGGCAACGGATGCCCACAAGACGCTGAACGTGCCCTACGACTGCGGCATCGCTATCGTCGCCGACGATGCTGCGATGCGCTCGTCGATGGGGATGCACGGCGACTACCTGATCCAGGACGAGGCCGGCGAGCCGTTCGACCGGGTGCCGGAGATGTCGCGGCGAGCGCGGGCCACGACGGTGTGGGCAGCTCTCGCCTCATTGGGACGCAGCGGCGTCGCCGAGCTGGTAGAGCGTTTCTGCCACCACGCGACGATGTTCGCAGAGGGCATCGCGCAGATCCCGGGCGCAACGGTGCTGAACGACGTCGTGTTCACCCAGGTATGTGCGAGCTTCGGCAGCGACGACCACACCCGTGAGGTGGTGCGCCGGATGCTCGCGGACGGAACCGCCTGGACCACAGGTTCGCGGTGGCATGATCGTGCCGTACTGCGGGTGGCGTTGTGCAATTGGTCGACCACGGATGCTGACGTGGAGGCGACGTTGGCGGCGCTTCGCCGTGCGGCAGCCTGAGAGGGGTCTCAATGGAGGTAGTCGCCGCCGTGTTCACCGACGGTGAACGTGTGCTGGCGTGCCGACGCCGTGAGCATCTCCAGGCGGGCGGACGCTGGGAGTTCCCCGGTGGGAAGCTCGAGGTTGGCGAGGACGCGGAGGATGCGCTGGTCCGCGAGATCGCGGAGGAACTCGGTGTCGAGATCGAGGTCGATGACCTCCTCGACAGCACCACGACCATGGTGGACGGGACCGAGATCACCCTGTCCTGCTACTTCGTGCACGCCGTGGCGGAGAATCCGCAGTTCAGCACGGACCACGACGAGCTCGGCTGGTTCGAGCGCGACCGCCTGGTGTGGCTGAACTGGGCCGAGCCCGACCGGCCCGCGGTCCGGAAACTCGCTTTCGCCTGCCCCTGACAGCAGAGCGCTCCCTGAGGAGCTTCGCGAGCGGACCAAAAGAAGTGTCACGAAGGGCAGCCGACACCACGCCTCCTCGACCGACGCGGAGCAACGCGGGCCCATCCGCCACACTGGACCCATGGCACTCTTCGGACGCACAACGCTCGACCCCGACACCGAGGCGGCCCTCACCCGGCTGGTCGGACGGCGTCCGCGCATCCTTGCCTCCGGGCGCGGCCCCGAGGGTGAAGCGGTCGGCCTGATCGACCGGCTGGTGTACCGCAGTGGCGGAGACTGGCGCCAGCAGTTCTGGCACGAGGTCGAGCGTGGCAACTGGGACCAGGCCACCCGCCGCCTCCGGTGGACCGACGTCGGCGGCGAGGTCGTCGACGTGGAACTGACGCAGACCGGAACGCTGCCCGACCTGTTCAACGAGAGGGTGACCGCCAGCATCGCCTGCATGCGCGT
Proteins encoded in this region:
- a CDS encoding (deoxy)nucleoside triphosphate pyrophosphohydrolase, whose product is MEVVAAVFTDGERVLACRRREHLQAGGRWEFPGGKLEVGEDAEDALVREIAEELGVEIEVDDLLDSTTTMVDGTEITLSCYFVHAVAENPQFSTDHDELGWFERDRLVWLNWAEPDRPAVRKLAFACP
- a CDS encoding pyridoxal-dependent decarboxylase encodes the protein VAHEAGAWVHIDGAFGLFAAASPRLRHLTAGFEAAESWATDAHKTLNVPYDCGIAIVADDAAMRSSMGMHGDYLIQDEAGEPFDRVPEMSRRARATTVWAALASLGRSGVAELVERFCHHATMFAEGIAQIPGATVLNDVVFTQVCASFGSDDHTREVVRRMLADGTAWTTGSRWHDRAVLRVALCNWSTTDADVEATLAALRRAAA